The Acidobacteriota bacterium genome includes a window with the following:
- a CDS encoding NAD-dependent deacylase, which yields MALEQTTADTLERAAKAIAGARRVVALTGAGISSESGVPTFRGPGGLWRQFRPEDLANIEAFSRNPALVWAWYFWRRQRIAEARPNAGHECLARLERRLPAFTLVTQNVDGLHRQAGSARVVELHGNIWRSVCARRCGVVLDESPWKTRLAPAYASPEPNALPRCACGSLLRPDVVWFGESLDAEVLSSAIDEAQAADVMLVIGTSGLVHPAAALPGLARMSGATTIEINVEPTPLSDSVDIVLRGPAGVVLPALEARL from the coding sequence ATGGCACTCGAGCAGACAACGGCTGACACCCTCGAACGCGCCGCGAAGGCGATAGCCGGAGCACGTCGCGTGGTCGCGCTGACCGGCGCCGGAATCTCCTCCGAAAGCGGTGTCCCCACATTCAGAGGACCGGGAGGACTCTGGAGGCAGTTCCGCCCCGAGGATCTCGCGAACATCGAGGCCTTCAGCCGTAACCCAGCTCTAGTCTGGGCGTGGTATTTCTGGCGTCGCCAGCGAATCGCCGAGGCACGACCCAACGCGGGTCACGAATGTCTGGCGAGGCTGGAGCGTCGGCTGCCTGCGTTCACGCTCGTGACACAGAATGTCGACGGCCTGCACCGGCAGGCTGGCAGCGCGAGGGTCGTGGAACTCCATGGCAACATCTGGCGGTCGGTCTGTGCGAGGCGCTGTGGCGTCGTGCTCGATGAGTCGCCGTGGAAGACCCGGCTGGCTCCTGCGTATGCGTCGCCCGAACCCAACGCGCTGCCGCGCTGCGCCTGCGGGTCCCTGTTGCGCCCCGACGTGGTGTGGTTCGGTGAATCATTGGACGCTGAGGTGCTCAGCTCCGCCATCGACGAGGCGCAAGCCGCCGATGTCATGCTCGTCATCGGCACCTCCGGCCTGGTTCACCCGGCCGCGGCTCTGCCTGGTCTGGCTCGCATGAGCGGCGCCACCACCATCGAGATCAACGTCGAGCCGACGCCGCTTTCCGATTCCGTGGACATCGTGCTGCGTGGACCGGCCGGTGTCGTCCTGCCTGCACTGGAGGCTCGACTGTAA